In Gossypium hirsutum isolate 1008001.06 chromosome A10, Gossypium_hirsutum_v2.1, whole genome shotgun sequence, the DNA window AAAAGGGCAATCAAATGGTCCTTGGTTATTTCTTGATGCATTGAAGAATTGGAAAATAATTCTGATTCCTGGTTTTAACggaaaaaattacttaaattagTTTAGGAACAAGCAAAAAGCAAATAAAATGTCAGCTGATGGAACTCTTGTAAAGTAGCTTTTGAAGCATAGTAAACTTACTTAAGGATTAGTACCATCGGTTGCTTTCTTGTATTCAGGTTTCAGCTCATACGATCCTTGATTAGTTCCCTTGTTGTTGTATATACACAGGTCTTTAAGTATATCTTTCAGAAATTGCTTCAAAGAGAGAGAAGTCCGAAGAAGAATCAGAAAACTGTCAACTTTTGGCTTTAAGGCAATAAGTAAAATAGTTTGTATTAGTCAACAAAGATCAAGATTGCATCATTTATGCTTTGAGTCAATGACAGTTTATCTTTCAATACCATATCTAGTGGAAGGAAATATGTTATACCCTGAATTTTGTTTGCAGATTGACAATCCGTGTTGAAAAAATCTTACACAAGCAATCAATACGTCTTCTGATTGTCTAGAACCTCTAACCTTTATATAATGTTTCCCTTATTTGAAGTTcactttttcattcttttctagGGTTAATCAAAACTCACTGACATGATCCCTTATATATACTGAAACCACCTGTATCCGGAtctgtttttctaaaaaaaaaaaaaaaaacaatagccTACATTACCTTAAGTCGAACATGAGTGTGGAATACAGGTCTGTGTCTAACATGTACGTTCAGGTTTTCTTTGGAAGGTTCTTGGAAAGCCATATCTTTATACATAAAATGTCAAACACAAGTGCTGGACACAGgtgcttcaagaaaaatgaaaagttcaAGTAACATAGGAAACAACATCTACGCTAGACCATATTCATCTCTAACACCTTATGAATCATTTTTCAAGGCCCTCTTTAATTTAAAAGCAGGGTTAGCTAGAATTGAATTATAGGTATGCCAATAGCATTAAGGGTGTGTTTGGTTGGGTGGAAAAGTAGAGCGATGGGAGGAAGGAAAggaaaagtggaaagaaaatgaattttgagTGTGCTTGGTAGGAAAGAAACGTGacaaaagaaaataagagggGAGGGAGAGAGATGTGCATGGTAGCTCAAGATTATGCATTTTTcaaatgttctttttttttctttccttccattTTCCACCTCTACCAAgcaatgaatgaaaagaaaaagtaagttTCTTTCCAATTTTTCCATTTTTCCTACCATGCACAcctatgaaaagaaaaattatgttttccaTCCTTCTAATTTTCTATCCCTTCAATTTTCCATTGTACCAATTtttttcaactctaccaagcAAAGCCTATGGTTCTAAAAGTTACCACGTAAGTAGAAATAATTGATTAAGAAACATACTTCAGGTTGGTCTGTCTCTTGAATCAGTTGTCTTAAAGTCCAATTCGATTGCCTTTCAAAGAGCTTAAACATAATATCTTCCATCTCCCCACGATCCCTCCTTGTTCTTTTTGTATCAGATGTCTTGGCAGGCGccttcttcttttcctattgCAAACACATTAGCTCTCCTCATACATATGGCAGACAGATTATAAATATATTCTGATTGCATATATGAGAGCAAATGAACAGTCCCCAGGAAAACAAATCAGTGAAGAACATTATATTTAGATAATTTTACATATAAAGTTAGTAGGCATATGTACATTGAATACAGCAGCAATAATCATCCCTGGCATAGGCCTCATGTGAGTTCCATTATCATTGTCGATGACCTGAAATGtagaatacataaaaaaaaattaagggaaaGAGAAAGAGGTACAGGAATGTAGAATATGTGGGAAATTATCACGCCAGAAATACCACAAAGGAAGTAAGGACACAATCAAGAGTAATTCTTAATACCTGTATCTGTCTGGATTTGTTCATAGACTGATTTGTCCTTTCACGGCAAAGTTTCCCATAGTTTTCGATGTTTTCATCATGAGGTCTCATGTCAAACTTGTTCAGTATTTTTCCCTCAACCGCAAGCTTTCCTGCAAGATAAGACAAATTTCATAAATAAGGACAGTAACATTTCTTAACATTGAATCTCCAACCCAGGTTTCTTTCTAGTTCATCTTGATATAAGAAAATTCTGAATTTATTCACTGCACTAAACAAATATGTACTGGAGCAGCAATGTTTTCATGCACAAGTCTGTGTATTAACAGGTTAGACCTATGCTCTGTTAATGATTCAAAACATAATGATCCCAAAGAAAGTTAAACTGTCTTACAGGTCCCTGTACTATAGGTTGAAGAGtaaattagtccctctactataAAGTTAAGCATTTTAGTCCTTGTAGAGGTAATATTTTAAAAGGAGGTAATATTCAACGTTAAAAAAATGCCAACTTTTCGTGTTTTAAAGTCACAtggaaaagaaaaccaaaatttgacatttaaaaaaaaaaaacatgacaaggattaaattgctcaTTTTTTCACACCTGTTTTAGAACACAAGTCagcattatttaacattcaaCCTTACCGCTGTTTATAGTTTTACCTATTAGCTTCAAAAATAAATGTACAAGGACCAAATTGATCACTTTTATAGCAGTAGGACTAATTAGCTCCTTAGCCTACAGTACAATGATCCCCTAGTAGTTTAACCTTCAAAAGAATCTCATTGGGCCAATTATTTACATATCTGTGCATAAATAATATTTCAAGATAGAGGCGTCTCAAATTAGCAACTTGGATCTGTATTCTTGTCAGAATAATGAATTAACTGGAACTTTTAAATGTCAACAAAATAACAGTTTGACACTATTAGGATCCATGCTTCCAATAAGCCAATAGAATGGCGTATCTCCCAGATTCTATGCATGACCAATACATGAAAGGTCCAGCAAGATTGTTTGCTTAATATTTCTAAGTTATAATTGCAACAGTTTAAGTCCATGAGAATAATCCTTCTTAGTTAGAAAGAATGATGAGTTGCATGTTAAGATTGTTTCAGGATAGCTGCTGAGCCTTTGTTTTCTCCTCTTCAAAGAAACAGACCTACCCATTCCCGAAAAGAAAATGGTAAACCAGCTTAGGATTTCACATTTAACATAACAAGCCAGCATCATACCACTACATTTAACCTGTAAATAAGAGACGAATTGATATCTGCATTCCCCAATTTCAGTGTAAAGTGCTGGAGAAAGACTAGATCAGAAGTAGCTTGGAGATGAATATCATTTATAATACGAAATGATAATCTAACTTGTTGAAATACATTATCCATGCCAAGAATAAGGCTAGTATGTCCTGGGATGATACATGCTTATTACCTTGGGAAGTCTCAGAAAACACAGACATTGGAACAAAGTCTTTGGTCATATCCATGGAATAGCGCTTCGGTACATCCCCGGTTTCTGTGCCAACCAATTCCATGGTGAACTGAGGTTAAAGAAACAAATTACATAAGAAAGAAGACAATGAGAGCATTATTATTCTAAGTAAAAGAACATATTTCCACCTTGCTCTCTCAATTGATAAAGAAAAAAGAACCAGGGAAGAAAATCTGTCAAAATTGATTGACAAGCTATGAACATCATTAAGCAATAAGGAATACGAACAAGTTAACCGTGACAGCACATATTGTGGGAAAGAAAATGGAAAGCACAGGGAGCTAAAAACACCCTGAAAAAGTAAATACAGAGCTACCTAAATCATCCAGTTGAGGGCTGAATTCCTTTTTGTGATTCACTTTAGTTTTATGACAGTTGAGAAGAAccacactttttttttaaagacaTTGATGCACGAGTTGATTGCAAGCAATACAATGACTCAACAGAAAGaaccaaatttaattaaatcatcaTGATCAAGACCCTCCATAATCAGTTATGACTTCAATTAACTCCTTAGTGGAGGTAAGTAAATCCCATATTTGACCCAATAAAGATATGTTCCTCTCAAAGATAAAAAAGTAACTCTGAAACCATAAGTAATGTGAAAACCAGAGAAAGGTACCGCTTAGAAAGGAGAACCCATAAAAGTAAGAACTCAAATGCTGATATATATACCATTTAGTTTTgtaaatttctcatccaaatgaGACTGAAAAGCTACCCAACTTCATTTGAAACAAATCTTTAAGACCTGAGGCTAAGCTTAATGGTTTGTCCAAGTTCTCAATCATTAAACGTCTATAAGATCATTAGCTAAGATCCTTCACCCACTTTGGGAACCAAATTATCTTTCCAGCTAACTTTCATCAACagttattaacttaaaatttcatGGTTTCAACTTTTTTTATACCATATCAAGAGATTTAACCACCCATTCAAGTCAAGACAATCTCATGGTTTCTCTCTGACTACTGTTATCAGCATCAAGCCTTTCTCTAAAACATCAGTTATAAATAAAACTATCTAAATGGCACCAATATTACAAGATTCATTCTTCCATGGGAACATTATAATGATTATAGAACAAAAGCTCATCTCTCTGTAACTGAAAAACGATGCCTGCAAACAATTTCAAccaaactaaaatataattcaCCCACACCAATATATCCAAGGtaacaggaaaaaaaaaagacaaaatttacttaacagaAAAATGTTAAAGAACAGAAAATGGTCAAAGTTAAAAACTTTCATCACATATTACTCAGCAAagatttcttattttatttctattttatttcccaaagagaaaaaagaaaaaagcatcAACACGTTCCATTAAACCAGAATTTGAAAAACCATAAAAAACACAAAACATAAgaggaaaactttaaaaaaaagttcaaatatGGACAAAGGGGAAAAAATGCATGCAGTGAAACAAACCCAGAAAACCAAAAGATACTTAACACATTAAAACCCATTAACCCACATAAACAAAATAAATCCCTGAAAATCACATGAGataaaagagggaaaaaaaaagagaaaacgaTAAAGAAAACAAATGCATGTACTGAAACATATCCAAAACACCAAAAATGCGTTAAAACTTTATCAATTATAACCCCATTAACCCagataagcaaaaaaaaaatcctgAAAATCACATAAGATAAAGAGaaacagaaaaggaaaaaaaaaaggagaaagaaagacGAATGCATGTAATGAAACAAACCCAACAAATCAGCACAATGTTATTGTTTAAAAGGATGGAAACCTGAGGAGAAGAGGAGTCATTATCATCACTGGAAACACGGGGGTCAATGGAAAGAATAACTTTGGCAACCGCTTGAGAAGGAGAAGCAGAAGaggtagaagaagaagaagagagttgAGGGGCTTTGAGAGAGCGTGAAACTAATCCAGGGCATTTCATTAACCACACCGACCTTTCAGCTTTGCTTGTTTCAAGATAGTTATCCTTGTTTTCCATGGAAAAATTATTTGGAGGACAAAATATGGAAATAAACAGAAAGAAAACACAAACTGTTTTTCCTTTTAACAAACAAACTCGGTAAACGGTAGAGTTTATGATGGCAGGTAGGAGTTTGAAGatcttttgtttgttttattttgtggGTAAACTATACCTAATCTTCCTAATTATTTggaagtttatattttggttacttCACTTTAAATAGTTACAAGAATggtaattgaattatttaaaaaattttatttaaattattggacTATTAAAATAGTTATTGTATGGTGTTTTCTATTCGTATTGCTTACATGAATTGAAAGCTatcattcattttctcttctataattcaaatttttttgtgaaataattttgaaagttacgaATTTACGAATTAATatgcaaacaattttttttttatctctgaCATTGACCATcaatcgacttggatctaaggcaTGACCAACTCATCGAATCATCATTTGAAGCTCACTAGTCGAGCAacttagtgacttaaataaaaaaaatttaatacttcGGTGACTTAAAACATCAAAGAGTTCAATAATCATTTTGAAACCTCTTgaagttaaatgaccaaaatgtaatttgtaacacccttaacccatatccgacaccagaatagggttatgaggcattaccgatcaatacacatcattcacatacatttatacattcatgtATAAAACTGATCCAACACATTCACATTGTCcattataaggctctacgaggccttaaaacatgctcagaagaggttcgagactaaaccgataacatttgaaaattttgggaaacttaaaattttttttgcatttaagggtcacacgcccgtgtgaataggccatgtgcctcacgcggccaccagacacgctcgtgtcacaaaccgtgtgaaaacagggcatacttACTAATTTGCACTACACGGCcgagaacacgcccgtgtgccatggccgtgagaaatctggaggggttactgacttgggtcacacgactagtcacacgcccatgtgccagcctgtgtgccacacacggccaatagacacgcccgtgtgtctaaactgtgttaaacctgtagggtatactgacttaaattcGAAGGGTATCTcgaggacacacgaccatgtagcatgaccgtgtgtcgtacatggctaagacacacgtctgtgtctctgcctatgtggacaaaaatagactatttgcaaagctaatttgccacccttttctcatgcacacttagcaaccaaaatggtaccaattcATTGTACAATAGGcatcccaaaatcatcaaccaaatgcacaattcatacacaattcatgccattttataatcaaccatttcactaatcaaatccataaccaaaacataccaaataatCATCTCAAAACCAAGCCACAACATGCCATCTTTCCAAAATTAATACACCAATTGACAATAGCTATACAAGCAAACATATAACCATCacaaaatatgccaaaacataagaccatatatatacatcacatttatcacttatcaaacacataattcaagctaACTTGAATGGCCATACACaccatcatttacaagccaaatctcatggctaatatcaaaactcaaaataaaccaagatgacactagcctatacatgccatataccatatatacaaaacttcaaaagtaccaacaagatgatcgatagtgtgatgatgttcttAATGATCCctgagtccgagctagcttcgatttATCTAAAAAAcaaggaaagaacacacaaagtaagctttaaaagctactaagacatatacaaataaagtcatcataggaatatttacatatcaattcaaatatgctaagcatagctaaacacatacaagttcacaaacctttcttattaaa includes these proteins:
- the LOC107934168 gene encoding general transcription factor IIF subunit 2, producing MENKDNYLETSKAERSVWLMKCPGLVSRSLKAPQLSSSSSTSSASPSQAVAKVILSIDPRVSSDDNDSSSPQFTMELVGTETGDVPKRYSMDMTKDFVPMSVFSETSQGKLAVEGKILNKFDMRPHDENIENYGKLCRERTNQSMNKSRQIQVIDNDNGTHMRPMPGMIIAAVFNEKKKAPAKTSDTKRTRRDRGEMEDIMFKLFERQSNWTLRQLIQETDQPEQFLKDILKDLCIYNNKGTNQGSYELKPEYKKATDGTNP